The Campylobacter sp. CN_NE2 region CAACTTGTTACAAATTTAAAAAGTTATTTTTAGACAAATTTTGTATAAATTTAGCAAATTTAGCATTTAAATTTATAAATTTATATTGTTAAAATTTATCCAATATAGCGACTTTTTGCTAAATTTGCAAAGCAGTATTTTTAAAAATTAATATCAATTTTTGTAAAAAATCGCAAATAAATTTTTGCTGAAAATTAAATTTTTTAAGCCAAAAATAATTTTGAAACATTAAAATTTTAAGATTGCTAAAAAATTTCAAAAAAGGTGCTTGTAATGGCAAAAAAATTTATCGATGTCATGGATACGACTTTCCGTGACGGGTTTCAGTCTGTTTTTGGTGCAAGAGTGCTTATGCAGGATTTCCTGCCCGCGGTGGCTGCCGCAAAAGAAGCAGGAATTAATCACTTCGAATTTGGCGGCGGAGCTAGATTTCAAAGTTTATATTTTTATCTAAATGAAGACGCTTTTGATATGATGGATAAATTTAGAGAAATCGTCGGTGAAAGCGCAAATTTGCAAACTTTATCAAGGGGCGTAAATACCGTTACTCTTGATACAGGAAGTCGCGAAATCGTCGATCTTCACGCAAAACTTTTCAAAAAACACGGCACGACTACCATTAGAAACTTCGATGCGCTAAATGATGTTGAAAATTTGCGTTATAGTGGCGAGAGAATCAAGGCTCACGGCGCAAAACACGAAATCGTAATTACTATGATGGATCTTCCGCCAAAATGCGAAGGCGCCCACGATACGGCATTTTATGAAAAAACTTTGCGTCAAATTTTAGATAGCGGAATTCCTTTTGATAGCCTTTGTTTTAAAGACGCAAGCGGCACAAGTAGCCCTGAAAAAGTATATCAAACCATAAAAATGGCTAGAAGATTGCTTGGCGAAGATATGCACATAAGACTTCACACACACGAAACAGCCGGCGTTAGCGTGGCTTGTTATTTAGCAGCACTTGAAGCAGGAGTTAGCGGAATCGACCTTGCAGCTCACCCTGTAAGTGGCGGAACGAGCCAACCTGATATTTTAACTATGCTTCATGCAGTAAAAGGCAAAAACTACGATCTTGGCGGACTTGATATTGAAAAAGTTTTAATTTACGAAGAGACACTTTATGATTGCTTGAAAGATTATTTTATGCCACCGGAAGCTACGCAAGTAAGCCCGTTGATACCATTTTCGCCTATGCCGGGTGGTGCGCTAACGGCAAATACGCAAATGATGAGAGATAATAATATTTTGGATAAATTTAACGCCGTTATCAAGGCTATGCGTGTGGTAGTTGAAAAAGGCGGATACGGCACGAGTGTAACACCTGTAAGTCAATTTTACTTCCAACAAGCATTTAATAATGTAATGTTTGGCGACTGGAAAAAAATCGCAGACGGATATGGCAAAATGGTGCTAGGATATTTTGGTAAAACTCCTGTTGCGCCAGATCCTGAGATTGTAAAAATGGCTAGTGAGCAACTAAAACTAGAACCGACAACGCAAAATGCGATTGATATAGCCGATAAAGATGAGAAAAAATCTATCGCCTATGCAAAAGCCGAGCTTGAAAAAGAAGGTATTGAAGCAAATGAAGAAAATATTTTCATCGCTCTTGCTTGTAAAGAAAAAGGAATTGCTTTCTTAAAAGGCGAAGGCAAGGTTATGGTTCGCAAAAACTCAGATATGCCAAAAACAGCTAATACGCCTAAAAAAGGCACTAGAAAATATAGCGTCTTAGTAAATGGAAATAAATACGAAGTCGCGCTAAACGGCGATGAAGTAAGCGTAAATGGTAACAAATACGAAGTGGCTGTTGGCGTAGGTGAAAATAATTATCCACAAATCAAAAAAGTAGAAGCACCAAAAGCACAAGCCCAAAGTGAAGCACCAAAAGCCGTTTCTAGCGGTAATGGAAATGAAATCGAAGCAACACTGCCAAGCAATGTCTTTAAAATCGTCGTAAAAGAGGGCGAACATGTAAAAGCAGGGCAAACCGTGGTAATACTAGAAGCCATGAAAATGGAAATCAACATAGAAAGCCCACGAGACGGCGTGATAGCTGAAATTTTAGTCAAACAAGGCGAAACCGTAGATAGCGGACAGGTTTTGGCTAGACTTCAATAAAATCATAAATTTGGGGGAATTTTTTAATTTCTCCAAATTTTTACTTTTCTGCATCGTAAATTTAATAATAATTCTTATCTATAAAGTTAAAAAAAGCATTTTTTAGCTATAATCATAAGTGGATTTTTTGAATTTTGTCTGAATTTTTTGACGAAATTCAATCTCTTAGCAAATTTAAAGGAAATTACGATG contains the following coding sequences:
- a CDS encoding biotin/lipoyl-containing protein, with the translated sequence MAKKFIDVMDTTFRDGFQSVFGARVLMQDFLPAVAAAKEAGINHFEFGGGARFQSLYFYLNEDAFDMMDKFREIVGESANLQTLSRGVNTVTLDTGSREIVDLHAKLFKKHGTTTIRNFDALNDVENLRYSGERIKAHGAKHEIVITMMDLPPKCEGAHDTAFYEKTLRQILDSGIPFDSLCFKDASGTSSPEKVYQTIKMARRLLGEDMHIRLHTHETAGVSVACYLAALEAGVSGIDLAAHPVSGGTSQPDILTMLHAVKGKNYDLGGLDIEKVLIYEETLYDCLKDYFMPPEATQVSPLIPFSPMPGGALTANTQMMRDNNILDKFNAVIKAMRVVVEKGGYGTSVTPVSQFYFQQAFNNVMFGDWKKIADGYGKMVLGYFGKTPVAPDPEIVKMASEQLKLEPTTQNAIDIADKDEKKSIAYAKAELEKEGIEANEENIFIALACKEKGIAFLKGEGKVMVRKNSDMPKTANTPKKGTRKYSVLVNGNKYEVALNGDEVSVNGNKYEVAVGVGENNYPQIKKVEAPKAQAQSEAPKAVSSGNGNEIEATLPSNVFKIVVKEGEHVKAGQTVVILEAMKMEINIESPRDGVIAEILVKQGETVDSGQVLARLQ